GCAGAGTGTGTCTTTTTGCCCCCTTTTAGCCATCCTGGACATTCCTGTCTACAAGGACCACATCCAGTCCTTGCACACTCTCTTCTCACTCTACTCCGAATTCAAAAATTCACAGGTGCGTGTGCCTTCTCTCCCCAGGAAGGGCAGAGGAAGGTTTGCCACTGCTTCTGGTGTAACACCAGGCTCTTGTGCCAGAGGTGTGGGAAGAGGTCTCTGTGGCCACTTGGCCCAAGGAAAACTTTATTTTCTAGGTGGGGCTCAGCTCTAGCTGCAGCCCAGCTGATGCTCTCTTCTCCAATCCTCTCTCCTACAGCATTTCAAGGTCTTGGCTGAGGGCAAGAAGCTCACCAGCCCTCCCTCCAATCCCCCCTCGCAGACTGGCGAGCCAGAGGTGCTGAGCTTCCCTTAAGACTCTTTCTACCCCTGGAGGTGGATGTTCAGGGCAGGGCTCTGGAGGCAACAAGTCTTCTGCGGCCAGGAGCGGGAAAGCCCCCGCCTGTCTCTGTGAGATATTTTGTTTCATTAAAGCTCTGTGTCAGGGACCATAGTGTTTTCCTTGGAGGGGCCTGGCAAGGGGGGAGAGCTGGAGCCTGCGGAATCCTGAGCTCTTCTGTCCTTGTTGGCTATCAGGGTCAGGCCACAGCAGGGACCCTGGTGCAGAGTATGGGGTCTGGGCTTAGGGAAAGTTTTGCTTTACCTGGAAACGGGTTTCTGATGTTTAGGATGTGATGCCAGCTGGTGAAAACCTTTCCCCCTTCCAGCTCTCGTCTCAAAGCCCTTAAACCTCCTGCACTTTGACTGCAGTCTACCCAACCCAGCTGTAGAATACCCACACCCGGTCTTGCTTGAAATTCCCACCCACACCCCTTTTCAGCAGAAGAGGCCAAGAGGTAACTTGGCTGAGGCTTCTCTCACAGCCTGgttcagtcataagaacataagaacaaccccactggatcaggccataggcccatctagtccagcttcctgtatctcacagcggcccaccaaatgccccagggagcacaccagataacaagagacctcatcctggtaccctcccttgcatctggcattctgacatagcccatttctaaaatcaggaggttgcaaatacgcatcatggcttgtaacccgtaatgggtttctcctccagaaacttgtccaatccccttttagaggcacccaggccagacgtcatcactacatactgtggcaaggagttccacagaccaaccacacgctgagtaaagaaatattttctttggtctgttctaactctcccaacactcaattttagtggatgtcccctggttctggtgttatgtgagagtgtaaagagcatctctctatctactctgtccatcccctgcatcattttgtatgtctcaatcatgtcccccctcaggcgcttcttttctaggctgaagaggcccaaatgccgtagcctttcctcataaggaaggtgccccagcccagtaatcatcttagtcactcttttttgcaccttttccgtttccactatgtcctttttgagatgcggcaaccagaactggacacaatactccaggtgtcgccttaccatcgatttgtacaacggcattatattagccgttttgttctcaataccttttcaaatgatcccaagcatagaattggccttctttacagccgccgcacactgggttgacactttcatcgacctgtccaccaccaccccaagatctctctcctgatctgtcacagacagctcagaacccatcagcctatttgtgaagttttgattttttgccccactgtgcatgactttacacttactgacattgaagtgcatctgccattttgctgcccactctgccagtctggagagatccttctggaactcctcacaatcactaggaaaagtttggtgtcgcctgcaaagttagccacctcgctgctcacccctgtttccaggtcatttatgaagaggttgaaaagcaccggtcccagtacagatccttggggcacactgtttttcacctctctccattgtgaaaattgcccattgacacccactctctgtttcctggtcttcaaccagttctcaatccatgagaggacctgtcctctaattccctgactggagtttttttagtagctgtcggtgaaggaccatgtcgaacactttctgaaagtccagatatataatgtctatgggttctcccgcatccacatgcctgttgaccttttcaaagaattctacaaagttcatgaggcaagacttacccttacagaagccatgctgattctccctcagcaaggcctattcatctatgtgttttgagattctatctttgatgaggcattccaccatcttacccggtatagatgttaggctgactggcctctatctgacttaattcctcagtcaggaggggccattcgggcagcgttATCTGCCCAAGATCTGCCGTGAagaaactcatttaatttctctgccatctctaagtctccttttatctcccctttccctccctcaccatccagagggccaaccgcttctctggcgggtttcctgcttctaacatatttgaagacggttttattattccccttaacgttgctggccatgcgttcctcatagtctctcttggcctcctgtatcaccttcttacatttcttttgccacagtttatgttcctttttatcctcctcattagggcaagacttccatttatggaaggaagcttccttgccctttacagcaggggtgctcaataggtggattgtgatctaccggtagatcacgaggcaaaatgagtagatcgcggagtgccgaccccccccttcaggtgcctctgggaggaaatgctgggagtaaggcccattgtactcaatagggcttactcccaggtaagtgtggctaggattgcagcctcacagcctaatcctaggcatgtctactcaggagtaagtcctgttgtactcagtggggctcaaggtacaccaatatacattgtacacataaatgttatgttatgatggcgcgaacattgtaaaaaaaactggtagatctccgggccttgctgggtttcaaagtagctctcgagccaaaaaagtgtgagcacccctgctttacagcctctctaacttggctggttagccatgcgggcacctcctggacttagtggagcccttctttctttgtggtatacacctctgctgggcctctattactgttaagcagcctccatgcactctggacagattggactctttttaccttccctttcaacctccttctaaccagcttcctcatttgagggaagtccgccagttggaagtcaagggtttttgtgagagatttgcccggtattcttcccctgacatgcatgtcaaagagTCATAGTCAGAAACAGGGTCACCCTTTCAGTACAGCTCTTTATTTGCCCAGGACTAAGCTACGAAGCCAAAGTGCCTCAGCCAAGTCAGGACTGGCTAGGGTGCCAGGCCCTGGCTGCCAAAGGAGCACGTGCATGCAtgcagcctgagagagagagagaggccagccACCATGCTTGGGAGGAGAAGCCGCTGGCCAGCTCCTGCATGGCCACATGGGGTGTGTTGCAGGCCCAACGGCATCTTGTTTGGCTCTTCTGGGAGTGGCCCCGGCATCCAGGCTCTGCATTTGCACACTCAGTCCTCCTCCTCGTAGTCCGGGCCTCCAGTATATGCCTGCACCTCATCTTCTGCAGACCAGGCTGCCTTGGAAGCCTGCCTTACACTGGTGGACTCTACTGCTGCTGGGCCAGTGGCAACAGCCCTCCTCCTCACAGCCAGATCTCATCGCTGCTCATGCTGGATGCTCTATAGATGTAACCCACCATGGGGAACCGGCCCAAACCTGCAGACCCAAAGAAACCCGCTCACTACTCCTGCTTGGAATGCCTGCAGACCCTGCAGGAGGCGCTGCTGGGCTCAGTGGCCCAGGCCTCTGAGGCAGCTTCCCAGCATTCAGCTTGGGCACGGATCAGCCAGTACTGCCTTCACACAAGCTCCTGCAGAACATGACCAGGTactgccctggggccacctagctacatgttgctgtcactgagtggcagcaggaaggctccagtcttGCCCAGCCCTTGAGAGGGTGCCAGGAATGGAGCCTGCCAACCCCTTCCAGAGGCTGTGCCCTGAATCGCAGCGTGTTGAGCGGATGGGACTGTCCTGATCCAGCTGGTTGCACCGCAGCACTGGTGCTTTTTACACTCATTGGTTACCTCACccccctttgctgctgctcaCCGTGTCAGATACCCCTGCCTGGACAGGACCTTCTCTAGGAGGGCAGTTGGCCATCTGGCCACATCCTCTTGTACCTCAGGGCAAAATGGGGCCCTCCTTGTTGCAGAATTCAGATTAGCCTTAGTCCAGAGCCTCCcttcctttttcccctctggaGGGGCAATGGTGGGAGGATGGTGCACTGCACAAGCTGCCATCCTTTGCTTGAAGGTGCCTGACTTGTGCCTACCTTTGTGTGCGAGGGCCAGGCTGTCCTCTGGCTCGGAGAGGGCCTCTCCCTCCTGCTGTGCTGCAGCTCCATCCTCCTGGACTTTGGCTGTGGAGAAAtaagggtgtggggctggggcatTTGCTAGCCTCTCTAGCAAATGTACCCCGGTCCTCTGACATGCTGCCAAGCACCCCAGTGCTGCTTGAGATTGAAGAAGGAGCTTAACTTCACCTACCTTTGGCCTTGGGTGTGAGGTCATTGAGCTGCAGGTTGGCTGGGAGAGACCGATTGGCCCGGGGCAGCCTAGCCCCCATTGGCTTCAGGTTGTTGGAGAtgctgtggggaggagaaggaaaaacaaTTGGCTGGCTCAGGTATCTGAACCAGAGTTTCTCAGGAGCCTCCCTCCCTGCAAAAGGTCTGCTCTGTTCAGGTGCTGGGGGGCAGGATGgtggcctgtgggggggggcatgtagAGCCACTTTGGTCCCTACATGCCAGCAGGGTGAGGCCTAGGGCAGTGTCCCTCCAGATCACCCTGGTGAGCAAAGCCGGTGCTTTCACCCCACCCCAGAGCAGCAGCTCAGGTTGGGCAGGTTACCTGCGTGGCAGCTGTACTGGCAATGGGAACCCtgcagggaggaagaagaggcctGGGTCACAGGTAGGACAACGACCAGCCCACATGCTCCAGGCTCGGCCCATTTCCCTTCCTCCtacctgctgcagccttgccctTCCGGTAGACCAAGCAGCTGATGAGAGCACTGAGGGCCAGCAGAGTGCCCAGGGCTGCTGTCCCACCAACCACAAGTGCCAGGAGGGGAAGCTCAATGCGGGTGTCCAGGAAACCTGGGGAAGCCAGAAGCATCTGTCAGGGCCCTTGGATACTGCAGCCATGGTCCACCTAACCCCTCCAGGACCTGGCACAGAAGGCCATAGGGCTGGGTAAGGCAGCTGGAACCTGTGGCTGGGGGAGTGGCAAGTGCCTCACTCCTGACTGATGGGAGGGAGCCCAGAGCCAGGGCTGGGAGCCTCGAcagatcccccctcccccggggctccttcccttcctccaaggagctgagaaCAATGCTCTGCCCCACAGAAAATGGGCTGTCAaatcactggcgtagctagaggggggtggagcactaagttttgcagggagcctccccgcagcgtgcaagccgCCCCTCCTGCTCCCCTTGGGAGCAGGGCCGTAGCTAGgggggctggaatgggagcccaggtctacccacccatcaaacagccacagaggctctaaggtcaatcaggagcccaggtctatccaaataagtagacctgggctccaagaaccaggggacagccattaaaattgagtgttgagagagttaggatgaacaaaagaaaatatttctttacccagcatgtaattagtggaactccttgccacaggaagtggtgatggcaacttgcttagatgcctttaagaggggattggactaatttctggaggaaagttcatcacaggttacaagtcatgataggtatgtgcaagctcctgattttaggctaccgaaatgccagatgcaggagaggacaccaggatgcaggttgtgtcttgctgtcttttgtgctccctgaagcatttggtttaCCCAAGTAGGTTTACCcaagtaggtagacctgggctccaagtccaggtgggagcccagacccagtTCTGCCTGTCTaacaaatgtccacagaagcgataagctcaagcagcagcccaggtctacccagcaggtaaacctgggctccaagtccagatgggagccgaagtctacccacctagcaaatggccacagagacAGAGAAGCTCAAGTGGAGcttgcctggttgacctgggctctgaaggtggtgctcatggcccctcccaaacagacactggatccacccctttttctaaggagattcagctctcagaaagctgggagaattcagctcagTCAGGTAGATTCCatacattcaaatcttctgtactttgctttttaaaagtaatgaatattgtaaaaaaaaactagtgttccaatggtgtagctatttgacttgcatatctttcctcttttATGTAAaggaaataaattttattttaatatgtatcaatgcatcagcaatgtgtcattgacaaatgctgtataggtgatagataggtgaTAGACAGGCActataaaaatgttaaatagaCACTATATAGTTGTTAGacaggcattatataggcgctatataggtgttaaataggtgctagataggcattaggtGCTGGACAGGCACTATATAGGtattaaataggtgttatataggtgttaaataggcgctagataggtgttaaataagtACTTTCAATATaagcaaatactacctgcatcacagtgataggttttacttttgcagggttgcaggcctgtgtattgcactgctgtgtaaatgaaaggatatgttgcatgttatttctatgtaggcaatacattttacacgGCATGCAGGGATGCATTTATTCTATTATTGTATATTATTATTGTAAATTATTGTTACATGGCTTTGCAGCTAacgaatgcatctttcaaaaaaaaaaacccaaatctttttcttttcatgaaatttgggggagtttggggtatttgatgtttcgccagacttatcctttcattttgcccaccagtagagatccctgacatcattgccccccttgaaaaaatagttgccccccccacctctagaatcctggctaggGGCCTGCTTGGGAGCCACTACCCTTCGTTTTGCTCCgccaatggctcccaaggggaggggccgggccggggaggctccctgcaaaactcagtgcccCGCCGCCAGTGGGGCCAAGAACAGCCGGCGAGCCCTGTGGCCCAGCAGGGCCTTGAGCTCTAGTGGCCCGCGCGGAAGCCACCGCTGGCCCTGCACACCCCCCTGCACGTGCCAAGCGCTTCCCCACTCCGGGCTGCCCTTGCAAGGGAGCCCCGGGGCGGAGCGGCAGCGGGCTGACTCAGCGCGCGGGCCCCTCCGCGCAGGCCTCCCGAGGCCCGGGCCGCCACGCAAGCAGGGTCTGGCCGTACCGGGCAGCGGGACGGAGGAGTTGGCGGCGCGGAAGGAGACGTTGCCGGCCAGGCTGCggagctgcagctgcagcgtGTGGTCGGCGAGCCAGGGGAAGGTCTGGGCGTCCACGATGAGGAAGCGGGAGGTGTTCACCAGCAGCCGCCCGTCCTGGTCCACCCAGGTGATGCTGGCGGGCGGGGAGGCCCgcaccagcaccagcagcaccagcagcaggccCGGCTCCGCGACCTGGGCGTCCAGCCTCACCAGCTCCGGCTCAACTGGAAGGAAGGGACACCGAGGCAGGTCGCACCCGCGCCCGGGCACGCTCCCGCCCGCCCCGCCGCGCCCCGCCGCGCCGCCCCCGCCCCGCTCACACTGCACGTTGAGGGCCACGGAGGCGCTGGAGACCTGCCCGGTGGCCGGGTCGGTGGCGGAGCAGTTCAGCTGGCGGTCCAGGCGCCGCGCCGTCACCTCGAAGCTGCCGCCGCCGTCCTCGGCTGCGGCCACGAGCCTGCGGGCGCCGTCGCTGTCCTGCCGCTCGCCGCGGAGGTACCAGGCCAGGCTGGGCGCCGAGGCCAGGCACGAGAAGGCGCGGCGCTCCGGCTCCGCCAGGCCTGCGCGGGAGCGTCCCGcaggagaggcaggtgaggcccCCGCAGCCCGCGCCCCGCGCCACTCACCCGGCGGCcgcgggagcagcagcagcagcagcggcagggcGCGCAGGGGCGGCCCGGGCTGGTCCCGGCCGGGCATGCCGCGCTGTGGTCCTCCGAGAGCCGCGGGGCTTCTGCGCTGGCCAGCGGCTTCCGAGAGCCGCCCGAACCCGGCCTGGCTGGCGAGGCAGCGCTCCGTCATagacccatctcgtccagcttcctgtatctcacagcggcccaccaaatgccccagggagcacacctgataacaagagacctcatcctggtgccctcccctgcatctggcattctgacttaacccatttctaaaatcaggaggttgcgcatacacatcatggcttgtaccccataacggatttttcctccagaaacttctccaatccccttttaaaggcatccaggccagtcgctgtcaccacatcctgtggcaaagagttccacagaccaaccacacgctgagtaaagaaatattttcttttgtctgtcctaactcgcccaacactcaattttagtggatgtcccctggttctggtgttatgtgagagtgtaaagagcatctctctatccactctgtccatcccctgcatcattttgcatgtctcaatcatgtcccccctcaggcgtctcttttctaggctgaagaggcccaaacgccgtagcctttcctcataaggaaggtgccccagccccgcaatcatcttagtcgctctcttttgcaccttttccatttccactatgtcttttttgagatgcagccaccagaactggacagagtactccaggtgtggccttatgcGGGCACGCAGGCAGAGGGCCCGGCACTGCAGCGGAAGGCTCGGGTGGGCTGGGCCACCAGCGCCCCTCGCAGCTGTCGCGTGAACCCCGCAGGTCAGTGGGGGGGGTCGCTTCGGGAAGGCGAGGGATGGGACTGATGGGAGGGGTTCAGTGCATCACCCTCGGGGGCAGGACCGGAGGAGGCTGGGAGAGCAGACAGAGTTGCAGGTGCCTTTATTGCTTCCCCTTCCCGTGCGACGTCGGCTGTTTTGTGGGGGGGTACAGAAGAGGGGAGACCACCCGTCCGCCGCAGTCCTTCGGTGAGGAACACCGCGCTGCCCTGCCTCAGGCAGTGCTGCGCAGGCGGCCTTGGACTCCACCGCCtcactcttcctcctgccctctggGGCTGCTCAGCTCCTTCATGACTTGGGCCAGCATCTGGTTGCAGAGGGCGGCGTAAGGGTTCATCAGGACCAGCTGCTGTCGGGCAAAGAGGCTGCCCAGCCTGGCCGCCTGCTCAAAATCCCTCCGGCCCTCCTCAGGGTGCCCCTGCAGGTGCCGGATCAGCCCCCGCTGCACGAAGCTCTGGCACGCCACGCGGCCAGCCCCCTGGCTGAGCATCAGTGCCGCCTCAAGATCCTTCAGGGCACCTGATGGGACAGAGAAAAGGGggatatgcgggggggggggttgcctgggCCTGGCTTGCTTATGGCAGGAGTGCTGCCAGGGGAAGTTGCAGCTGGATGGGATGAGAGAGTGGCCAAGGGCCTCTGCCACAAATCACAAGCAGCCTCCCATGGGTTCTCCTGGGGAAGGTCATCTTCCCCAAGCAGTTCCTGGGAAGGTTGCAAAGCCCTCAAGGGATGAGCTCAGACACCACATACTGCAAAATAGGCCTGAGGAGGGACACGGAGCTCCAGGCAGAGTTCTGGGTTGCTTCGCCTCCTTCCCTACCCATGGGGCCCCCCAACCAGCCAGTCCGTCCAGTGGGGGGAGGTTGCCAGGCCCCTTCTGCCACTTACTTGCCACGTCGCCCTTGAGACGCAGGGCCTGGGCCCGGTTGTTGTAAGCGGAGGCTCGCTCGGGGAGCAGCTGAACGGCTTGGTCAAATTTCTTCAAGGCCCCATCCAAGTCTCCTGTTtcagctgctgccaccccctcagTCTCCAGGGCTGTGGCTTGTCGAAGCAGCTCTGGGTCAAATGCTCCTTCTGGTACCATCAGGAGAAGAAGCCAACTCTCATTACAGGTCTCAGTTCATGCAGAGGGGGGTGCTCAGTGTCACTGGGTCGACCAGGCTCCGACCACCAACCCCATCTGCTGCCCTGGGGCTGCCTGTTCACCTGGGCCCTGAGGGAACCGGCTGAGATGTGGCAGTGGGACGGGGGTGTCTCGCTGCTGTGCCTCCAGGTGCTCCAGCGACCAGTCCTTTTTCAGGGTGATTGAGATCCACTGCTGGGCATGTGGGATTCC
The sequence above is a segment of the Tiliqua scincoides isolate rTilSci1 chromosome 11, rTilSci1.hap2, whole genome shotgun sequence genome. Coding sequences within it:
- the TTC36 gene encoding tetratricopeptide repeat protein 36 gives rise to the protein MATAKDRAVLQSLFHPNAPFGGISTEEEGEPQMVPEEEGAFDPELLRQATALETEGVAAAETGDLDGALKKFDQAVQLLPERASAYNNRAQALRLKGDVASALKDLEAALMLSQGAGRVACQSFVQRGLIRHLQGHPEEGRRDFEQAARLGSLFARQQLVLMNPYAALCNQMLAQVMKELSSPRGQEEE
- the TMEM25 gene encoding transmembrane protein 25, encoding MTERCLASQAGFGRLSEAAGQRRSPAALGGPQRGMPGRDQPGPPLRALPLLLLLLPRPPGEWRGARAAGASPASPAGRSRAGLAEPERRAFSCLASAPSLAWYLRGERQDSDGARRLVAAAEDGGGSFEVTARRLDRQLNCSATDPATGQVSSASVALNVQFEPELVRLDAQVAEPGLLLVLLVLVRASPPASITWVDQDGRLLVNTSRFLIVDAQTFPWLADHTLQLQLRSLAGNVSFRAANSSVPLPGFLDTRIELPLLALVVGGTAALGTLLALSALISCLVYRKGKAAAGFPLPVQLPRSISNNLKPMGARLPRANRSLPANLQLNDLTPKAKAKVQEDGAAAQQEGEALSEPEDSLALAHKGLGRFPMVGYIYRASSMSSDEIWL